Part of the Anopheles gambiae chromosome 3, idAnoGambNW_F1_1, whole genome shotgun sequence genome is shown below.
CCGCCAGCGCACCGTGCCCAATCTCGCGGCGCCCGATCGGCCCAATCTTGCCCGTCTCACCCGTCGCGTACGGGGGGAACTCGTAGTGCAGGAAGAAGTTTTTCGACCGCATCCCACTGTCGAGCGAAGCGATCGGATCGAGCCGCAAAGCACTCTCGGGCGAATCGAGTGCGACGGTGCAGAATACTTGCGTCTGGCCGCGCTGAAACAGCGCCGACCCGTGCAGTGGTTTGTGCAGGTTGACCGAGCAGCTGATTTTGCGCAAATCGTCCAGCCCCCGCCCGTCGCAACGGCGCTTTTCCTCTAGCAGCATCTCGCGGAACACACCCTTCACGAACTTGTTGAACGTTTCCGAAATTACACCCGGGTCGGCGGCCGGGAAGCTCGACCACACTTTGTCGATCGTATCGGTGCGCGTTTTGCTGACCGCCTGGTCGCGGCTGAACTTGTCGTGCGAATAGTCACGGAAGATTTCCCTCAACCGCATCTCTGACATCGTTTGGACGGCGTTTTGAATCTCTTCGTCCACCGCCGGAAGTGGTTCCAGTGCTCGCTTGGGCTTGCCGTACATCTTTTGCAGCCGCTCGATGCCGTTGATGATAAGCTGAGCCTCCTTCGTGCCCTTCTTGATCGCCATTCGGAGTTCGTTTTCGTTCACCACGTTCCCTCGACCTTCCAGCATGACGACCAGATTCTGCCGGGTGGCCGTTACCACCAGATCCAGCGAGCTGAGCTGCATCTCTTTGCGGGTGGGGTTAATGATCGCTTCGTTGTCCACCAAACCGACACGAACGGCACCGACGGGACCGTTCCAGGGGATGTCGCTCAGCGCCAGCGCTGCCGACGCACCATTGATCGCCTGCACGTCCGGCGGGTTGGCCGAATCGATCGCAAGCATATTGCACACGATCTGTGTGTCGTAGCGAAACTCGGCGGGAAAGAGTGGCCGTATCGAGCGGTCCACTAGCCGAGCGGACAGGATTTCCTTTTCCGAGGGGCCAAGCTCACGGCGCAGAAAGTTGGTTGGGATGCGACCGGCGGCTGCCGACTTTTGCCGATAATCGACCACCAGCGGCAGGAAGGAGGCATTCTGTGATTTCTGTTTCGCCACCGCCGTCACCATAACGGCCGTATCGCCGATCGTTACGACTGAACATCCGTCCGCGAAGCGTGCATACTTCCCTGATGAGATCTTTAGTATTCTCCTGCAAAAAGTGATACGCCATTCGATTAACATGTTAGCTCAATTCCGTGCAAAATGCTGTGCTTACCCCGTGCTTAAAGCTACATCGACTTCGGGACTTTCGAGGGCGGACGTACTGAGCTGCCTCCTGGTGGCGCATCGCACGTGCGGCAGGATGTGAAACACTTTCCTTCGATACTGGCAAAGTTTTGCAATATTGTGTaacattttaatcgctaccagCAGCCAAACGAACGtgtataaacaaacaaaatcccgTAACGAAATTATCTGTGCGGCGCCGCACACGGTTTTGCGAAAGCCGGCGAGGAAGCTGTCAACACGCGGATGTAAATATTATTCTTTCAAACGTCTTACGGCATCCTCCTGTCAACGCGATCAGACGTTTGAAAATGgtattgtgatttttttttttaggagAAAATAATGATTAACAATTTGTATTTCCcaattaaaaacatatttatgcAATCATCCCGTtataaatagcaaaaaaaaatccatttttatttaatttctttccacTGTCAGCTCGTCAAACGTCACCAGAGCACGGTGACATTTTGACAGCTGGGAAAAGATTGCAGTTTTcttcccaacaaaaaaaaaacacagcaggGAAGGATTCCGAAACGAAAGAAGTGACTCGAGAGGCACCGTAAATTCGGTTTTTCGTCCCGAAAATGGCATCTCTAATCCTGGTCAATGGGGTGCAGCTGGCAAGTAAGTGCAGGGCGACGATGTTCCAACCGATCTGGCGGCGGGCTGGATCGATTCCGGGACACAATCCGTCGGTTTGTTATGTAATTTGTTTGATCAGGGTGGCTAACCGTATCTGCATCCTTTCACCGACACAGAACAACAAACCGGGCTGCTCGGTATCGTGTGCCTGAAGGCGAACTACAGCAGCGATGCACCACGCAAGTTGAAGACGACCAGCCTGGCGGCGATGAAGCGCGGCACGGGCGGCCGCTCGAGCTTCAACGGCATCGTCGCGACCGTGTTCGGCAGCACCGGGTTCCTCGGGCGCTATGTGTGCAA
Proteins encoded:
- the LOC1278871 gene encoding polyribonucleotide nucleotidyltransferase 1, mitochondrial; the protein is MLHNIAKLCQYRRKVFHILPHVRCATRRQLSTSALESPEVDVALSTGRILKISSGKYARFADGCSVVTIGDTAVMVTAVAKQKSQNASFLPLVVDYRQKSAAAGRIPTNFLRRELGPSEKEILSARLVDRSIRPLFPAEFRYDTQIVCNMLAIDSANPPDVQAINGASAALALSDIPWNGPVGAVRVGLVDNEAIINPTRKEMQLSSLDLVVTATRQNLVVMLEGRGNVVNENELRMAIKKGTKEAQLIINGIERLQKMYGKPKRALEPLPAVDEEIQNAVQTMSEMRLREIFRDYSHDKFSRDQAVSKTRTDTIDKVWSSFPAADPGVISETFNKFVKGVFREMLLEEKRRCDGRGLDDLRKISCSVNLHKPLHGSALFQRGQTQVFCTVALDSPESALRLDPIASLDSGMRSKNFFLHYEFPPYATGETGKIGPIGRREIGHGALAEKGLVPIIPNEHPFTVRLTSEVLESNGSSSMATVCAGSMALMDAGVPVQEAAAGVAIGLITKYENNDTKHLQDYCILTDLLGIEDYMGDMDMKVAGTRRGMTAIQADIKVPGIPLKVVMEALQKSMEARFKILDLMDETIGASRTVRKDCWPVTDRLVIEAHQRAKLLGPGGTNLRRLYLETGVQLTPDDETSFRIFAPSEAAMHEAKEYLENLLKAEKIPDLEFGAIYTARIVELRDTGVMVTLYPSMPPTLLHNSQLDQRKIAHPSALGLQVGAEIQVKYFGRDPVSGYMRLSRKVLQGPATAMIRNLDRPGAAGATAGATTNPTTSGVEDVKS